The window ACGCGTTCGAGCAGCACATCGCGCGAGAGCGCCATGCCGCGATTACGGATCAGGCAGGTCAGTAGATCGAACTCTTTCTGCGAGAGTGTCAGCTCGGCGCCGGCGCGCCAGGCCCGCCGCGAGCCAGTATCGACGCGCAGCGCACCGGCGTCGAGCACCTCGCGGCTACCGGCCGGCTGGCGGTCGCTACGGCGCATGATCGCCCGCACACGCGCCAGCAGCTCGCCCAGGCTGAACGGCTTGGACACGTAGTCGTCGGCGCCTAGCTCGAGCCCGGCGATCCGATCGACTTCGTCTTGCCGCGCCGTGAGCATCAGGATGGGCACATCGCTCTCCTGGCGCAGGATGCGGCAGACCGAGAAGCCGTCGAGGCGTGGCAACATTATGTCGAGAATCAGCAGGTCGGGCTGCTCGCGGCGGGCCAGCTCGATGCCATGAACGCCATCAGCAGCTGTCAGCACCGTGTAGCCCTCGCGCTCGAGGTTGTATCGTAGTGTCTCCGAAAGGGTCAGTTCGTCTTCGACCAGTAGGATGGTTGGCATAGTCTATCGTTTCGGATGTCTAAAACCATGGTTCGATCGATATTGTAGTCTGTGGGTTTTAAATCCGTGTTAAGCCCAGATGAGTGGATCGACATCGGTGCGCCGCCACCCGGCGCCAATGTCACTCGGGCGTAGCCAGCCCGACGCCATCGCTGGCGCGGCAGATGTAGATCGTGGTGTCGCGGCCGGTGGCCTGGCGATAGGCGGCGGCAACGGCGTGCTTGAAGTGCGCGACTGCGCTGGCTGCAACCAGGCTGACGGTACAGCCGCCGAAGCCTGCGCCAGTCATGCGCGAGCCATAGCAGCCGGGCACGGCCTGGGCCGCCGCCACCAGCGTGTCCATGGCGGGGATGCTCACCTCATAATCGTCGCGCAGGCTCACGTGCGACTCATTCATCAGCCGGCCGAACGCGGCCACGTCGCCGGCCTCGAGTACGGCTGCGCTGCGCTGCGCGCGGTCGTTCTCGGTGATCACATGGCGCGCGCGGCGGCGCACCGGCTCGGGCAGCTCGGCCGCGTGCGCGTGAAACTGCGCGACGCTGACGTCGCGTAGCGCGCTGACTTTGGGGTACCACTGCTTAAACAGCTGCACCGCCGCGCCGCACTCTTCGCGGCGCTGGTTGTAGGCCGAGCCAGACAACCGCCGCTCGGTGTGGCTATCGCACACCACAATCTGCGCGTCGGCCGGCAGCGGCACCGGGCGGTAGCTCAAGTCGCGGCAATCGAGCAGCAGCGCGTGGTCGCGCCGGCCCAACGCCGAGATGAACTGATCCATGATTCCGCACTGCACGCCCACAAACGTGTTTTCGGCGCCCTGCGCCAGCAGCGCCAGCTCCTCGCCCAGAATATTCAGCCGGTTCAGCAGCTGGAAGGCGTAGCCGGTGGCCACCTCGAGCGCCGCCGACGACGACAGGCCCGAGCCACGCGGCACGTCGCTGGTGATCAGCACGTTCGCACCGCCGAGCGTGTGCCCGGCGATCAGCAGACCCTTGACCACACCGCGGATGTAGTTGCTCCAGGGGTGCTCGGTGCTATGCGCGATCGGCGCATCGAGCGCGAACTCGTCTTCGTCGCCAAGGTCGACCGCGACCACATGCACCAGCGCGTCGTCGCGCGGGCGCGCAGCCACATAGGTTGCGCGGTCGATCGCGGCAGGGAACACAAAGCCGTCGTTATAGTCGGTATGCTCGCCGATCAGGTTGACGCGGCCAGGTGCGCGCACGATCAGCCGGGGATGGATGGTATAGTGCTGCTCGAACTGCGCGCGGATCGTTTCGGCGTCGATCATGGGGGTTCTCGCTTAGGCTTATGCGGTTACGCCGCTGCGCATTATAGCATAGCGAGGTTGGCCGCTTGCAGGAGTCAGGCGATAGGAGCCAACCTGCCAACGGCCTATGTACATCGTGCGTAGTGCATAGTGTGTAGTGCGTCGTATGCTGCGATAGTGCCAACCTGCCGCCCGCTCACTGCAGCCCGCAACGAATGGGCGGCAGGCCGTACTAGCCGTGTACGCTCATGGCCAGCCCCTCCAGCCGGTCCTCAAGGTCGCCATACAGCGCCTGCAAGCGTTCGATCGTCGCGTCGTCGCTGGGCCACATGCCGCGGCCATGGGCCTCGAGCAGGCGCGCCACGGCGTTACGCGCGGCCTGCGGGTTAGCCTGGGCGATCCGCTGGCGCATCTGCTCGTCGAGCACGAACGTGGCGGCGGCCTGGTCGAACACCCACGGATCGACGATCGCGCTGGTGGCGCTCCAGCCCAGCAGGTAGGTGAAGCGCTGGCCGATCTCGGCCGCGCCGGCATAGCCATGCGCCAGCATGCCTTCATACCAGCGCGGGTTGAGGATCTTGCTGCGCGCTTCCATCCGCAGCAGCTCGGCAGCGCTGTTGAGCTTGATGCTACCGGTGTAGCTTTCGGCATAGCTCAGCGGCACGCTGGCGCCGCGCGCCTGGCTGGCGGCCAGCTGGATCGCGCCGCTGTGGCCGTAGTAGTGCTGCATATCGGTCAGGCCATACTCGACGCTATCGATCGCCTGGAATACGTGATCGACGGTGCCGAGCAGCCCGCGCAGCGTCTCGGGCGCAGCCACGCCGGCCCGGCCACCGCCGTATGTGAAGCTGCTACGGCGCTGGTAGGTGTCGGCCAGCTGGCTGGTATCTTCCCAGGCGCTTTCGTCCACCAGATCTTCGACACCAGTGCCGTACTTGCCGGGCGCCTGGGTGAAGATCCGCGCGGTGGCCTGCTCCCAGCTCTGGCCCTGGGCCTGCAGCTCGAGCGCGTGGGCGCGGATGAAGTTGTGCTCGGCCGGCTCATCAGCGGCGGCCGCGCGGCGGAACAGCTCATCGAGCAGGTCGAGCGTCATCTGAAAGGTGTCGCGGAAGATGCTGCTGATGTCGAGCAGCAGATCGATGCGCGGGCGGCCCAGCTCGGCCAGCGGGATGAGCTCGTAGCGCCAGATCTTGCCCTGGCCGTCGCGCTCGGGTCGCGCGCCCACCAGCGCCAGCGCCACGGCGATGCCCTCACCCTCGTTCTTGATCGTATCGAGCGCCCACAGCGGCTGGGCCACCGTCTGCGGGAATTGGCCATGCTCGGCCAGGTGCCGTTCGAGCAGCGCCTCGGCCATGGCCGCGCCACGCGTAAGCGCCGCGTCGGTGGGCAGGCGCCACGGGTCGATGCCGTGGATGTTGCGCCCGCTGGGCAGCGCGCCCGCGCCGGCGCGTACCGGGTCGGCGCCTACAGCTGGGCGCACGAAGCCACCCTCGAGCGCGTGGATCAGCGCGCCTAGCTCATCGCTGGCGGCCATATGCTTCAGCAGTAATCGGCCGTGTGCGATCAGCTCGGCTGCCGCAGGCCGCAGGGCAAAGGCCGCCAGCGGCACGCCGATTGCGTCTTCTCGTGTGGGGCGTTCATCGAGCAGGTAGCGCTGCACGAACGCGGCGCGGGCTGGCTGCACCTGCTCGGCCGGCACGCCTGCGTCGCGTAGCGCCTGGCTCAGGCCGGCGCGGCCCTCGCGCGGCACGTCGAGCGCGGCTTCGAGCAGCGCGGCGGCGCGCGCAGCGGCGGGGTTCTGGCCAAACACATGCAGGCCATCGAGGATCAGCCGCTGCTCGAGCTCGTCGAGGTAGGCGCTCAGCCGATCGCGATAGGCCGCGTCGGTCTCGTGTTCGCCACGCGGCAGCTCGGGCAGCTCGGGCAGCTCGGCAGCCGGTAGCCGGTAGCCGGCCATTTCAGCTTCCTGCGCGCCAGCTGCCAGCTGAGCCCTGATCTGGGCCAGCTGCTTGTACAGCCCGGCGCGCGCATATGGCGGCACGGCATGGCTCACGATCGTGGCGAAGCCGCGCCGGCGCGCCAGCAGTGCCTCGGACGGGTTGTTGAGCGGGTAGAGATACAGCTGCGGCAGGTTGCCGAGCAGCAGATCGGGCCAGCAGCGCTCAGTAAGGCCTAGCTTGAGGCCGGGCGTCCACTCGGCGGTGCCGTGCATGCCGAAGTGGATCAGCGCGTCG of the Candidatus Kouleothrix ribensis genome contains:
- the bchH gene encoding magnesium chelatase subunit H, which encodes MATLTFITGMERFNAHMWDEVAQALAAGGVRVRLLRFNDDHVEQRDPALAAAIAQADVVFITLINMRAHADWLAEQLAQASPRAVFAFESMPEVMALNRVGEYRVQGGKGGLPKPMQLILKLLTQGREEDTLYAYTKLTKITAKLLPLMPAKLHDFRTWLSVNIYWNQPDATNITQMIRLILRDCLGQRLDVAPVRLIPMMGCFHPDADALFDNPEAYLRWRAKSTKRKALGSPLVALLAFRKHVVQNQRYLGELVHTLEAQGLAVLPIFVSGIEAHVAVREWVARQPVELILSTMGFPLVGGPAGSTKPGHYHQKASDMLAGIDVPYMVAQPLQMQTEQQWHAAGVAPMQAVIMYDLPEMDGSIAPVALGAIRDQLIVAAPDRLARTARQAAGWVRLRRTPAAEKKLAVVLYNYPPGLGKLGTAALLDVPASLLALLRRLRDEGYQVGQLPASADDLAQQIARLDGDAEREPAYRLGINEYDRIVPPAHAERVERQWGRAPGDIAPAGRDAIRIDGLHFGNVFVGVQPPLGVPGDPMRLLFDPEFAPHHQYVGFYRWLSESWHADALIHFGMHGTAEWTPGLKLGLTERCWPDLLLGNLPQLYLYPLNNPSEALLARRRGFATIVSHAVPPYARAGLYKQLAQIRAQLAAGAQEAEMAGYRLPAAELPELPELPRGEHETDAAYRDRLSAYLDELEQRLILDGLHVFGQNPAAARAAALLEAALDVPREGRAGLSQALRDAGVPAEQVQPARAAFVQRYLLDERPTREDAIGVPLAAFALRPAAAELIAHGRLLLKHMAASDELGALIHALEGGFVRPAVGADPVRAGAGALPSGRNIHGIDPWRLPTDAALTRGAAMAEALLERHLAEHGQFPQTVAQPLWALDTIKNEGEGIAVALALVGARPERDGQGKIWRYELIPLAELGRPRIDLLLDISSIFRDTFQMTLDLLDELFRRAAAADEPAEHNFIRAHALELQAQGQSWEQATARIFTQAPGKYGTGVEDLVDESAWEDTSQLADTYQRRSSFTYGGGRAGVAAPETLRGLLGTVDHVFQAIDSVEYGLTDMQHYYGHSGAIQLAASQARGASVPLSYAESYTGSIKLNSAAELLRMEARSKILNPRWYEGMLAHGYAGAAEIGQRFTYLLGWSATSAIVDPWVFDQAAATFVLDEQMRQRIAQANPQAARNAVARLLEAHGRGMWPSDDATIERLQALYGDLEDRLEGLAMSVHG
- a CDS encoding response regulator transcription factor, which produces MPTILLVEDELTLSETLRYNLEREGYTVLTAADGVHGIELARREQPDLLILDIMLPRLDGFSVCRILRQESDVPILMLTARQDEVDRIAGLELGADDYVSKPFSLGELLARVRAIMRRSDRQPAGSREVLDAGALRVDTGSRRAWRAGAELTLSQKEFDLLTCLIRNRGMALSRDVLLERVWGYDFLGDSRTVDVHIRWLREKVEADPGRPIYIQTVRGVGYRFEIPPQ
- the galK gene encoding galactokinase, with protein sequence MIDAETIRAQFEQHYTIHPRLIVRAPGRVNLIGEHTDYNDGFVFPAAIDRATYVAARPRDDALVHVVAVDLGDEDEFALDAPIAHSTEHPWSNYIRGVVKGLLIAGHTLGGANVLITSDVPRGSGLSSSAALEVATGYAFQLLNRLNILGEELALLAQGAENTFVGVQCGIMDQFISALGRRDHALLLDCRDLSYRPVPLPADAQIVVCDSHTERRLSGSAYNQRREECGAAVQLFKQWYPKVSALRDVSVAQFHAHAAELPEPVRRRARHVITENDRAQRSAAVLEAGDVAAFGRLMNESHVSLRDDYEVSIPAMDTLVAAAQAVPGCYGSRMTGAGFGGCTVSLVAASAVAHFKHAVAAAYRQATGRDTTIYICRASDGVGLATPE